A window of the Streptomyces formicae genome harbors these coding sequences:
- a CDS encoding NAD(P)H-quinone dehydrogenase: MTRIVIIGGGPGGYEAALVGAQLGAEVTVVDCDGLGGASVLTDCVPSKTLIATAEVMTNFDSSHEELGIIVADDTPHIEQAARIVGVDLGKVNRRVKRLALAQSHDITASVTRAGARVMRGRGRLEGQQAMDGSRQVVVTAADGSEERLTADAVLLATGGHPREIPDAQPDGERILNWTQVYDLHELPDELIVVGSGVTGAEFAGAYQALGSRVTLVSSRDRVLPGEDPDAAAVLEDVFRRRGMNVMARSRAQSAKRVGDRVEVTLADGRVISGTHCLMAVGAIPNSAGMGLEEAGVKLTESGHIWTDKVSRTSAPGVYAAGDVTGVFALASVAAMQGRIAMYHFLGDAVAPLNLKTVSSNVFTDPEIATVGYSQADVDGGVIDARVVKLPLLRNPRAKMQGIRDGFVKIFCRPGTGIVVGGVVVAPRASELIHPISIAVDNNLTVEQIANAFTVYPSLSGSIAEVARQLHTRKTTSLA, translated from the coding sequence GTGACCCGGATCGTGATCATCGGTGGCGGACCCGGCGGATACGAGGCGGCCCTGGTGGGCGCCCAGCTCGGCGCGGAGGTGACCGTCGTGGACTGCGACGGCCTCGGCGGGGCCTCCGTCCTGACCGACTGCGTACCCTCGAAGACCCTGATCGCCACCGCCGAGGTGATGACGAACTTCGACTCCTCGCACGAGGAGCTCGGCATCATCGTCGCGGACGACACCCCGCACATCGAGCAGGCCGCCCGCATCGTCGGCGTGGACCTCGGCAAGGTCAACCGACGGGTGAAGCGCCTCGCGCTCGCCCAGTCCCACGACATCACCGCCTCCGTCACCCGTGCGGGCGCCCGCGTCATGCGGGGCCGCGGCCGGCTCGAGGGACAGCAGGCCATGGACGGCTCGCGCCAGGTGGTCGTCACCGCGGCGGACGGCAGCGAGGAGCGCCTCACCGCCGACGCCGTGCTGCTCGCGACCGGCGGACACCCGCGCGAGATCCCGGACGCGCAGCCCGACGGCGAGCGCATCCTGAACTGGACGCAGGTGTACGACCTGCACGAGCTGCCCGATGAGCTGATCGTGGTCGGTTCCGGTGTCACCGGCGCCGAGTTCGCGGGCGCGTACCAGGCGCTCGGCTCCCGGGTCACCCTCGTCTCCTCCCGTGACCGGGTCCTCCCCGGCGAGGACCCGGACGCCGCGGCCGTCCTGGAGGACGTCTTCCGGCGCCGCGGCATGAACGTCATGGCCCGCTCGCGCGCCCAGTCCGCCAAGCGCGTCGGCGACCGGGTCGAGGTGACGCTGGCGGACGGCCGGGTCATCTCCGGTACGCACTGCCTGATGGCCGTCGGTGCGATCCCCAACTCGGCGGGGATGGGCCTGGAGGAGGCCGGGGTCAAGCTCACCGAGTCCGGCCACATCTGGACCGACAAGGTCTCGCGCACGTCGGCGCCGGGTGTGTACGCGGCCGGCGATGTGACCGGAGTCTTCGCGCTGGCGTCGGTGGCGGCCATGCAGGGCCGGATCGCGATGTACCACTTCCTGGGCGACGCGGTGGCGCCGCTGAACCTGAAGACCGTCTCGTCGAACGTCTTCACCGACCCCGAGATCGCCACCGTCGGCTACTCGCAGGCGGACGTGGACGGCGGCGTGATCGACGCCCGCGTCGTCAAGCTGCCGCTGCTGCGCAACCCGCGCGCCAAGATGCAGGGCATCCGGGACGGCTTCGTCAAGATCTTCTGCCGCCCCGGCACCGGGATCGTCGTCGGCGGCGTGGTCGTGGCCCCGCGTGCATCGGAACTGATCCACCCCATCTCGATCGCGGTCGACAACAATCTGACCGTTGAACAGATCGCAAATGCTTTCACCGTGTACCCCTCGCTTTCGGGGTCGATCGCGGAGGTCGCGCGGCAGCTGCACACGAGGAAGACGACGAGCCTGGCCTAG
- a CDS encoding MFS transporter: MVPPDLARPSLWTWNFSLYFTARIASMLGDAMIPVALSVAMLSLGYGVSAVGFALAAWMGAFALFVVFGGVFADRFHPRPLMIGADAARSLLMSALAAYFWLGRAPLWFIICVAALGGTATAMFQPGVSSLVPQVAAAPHHANGVLRVAQGLSTMAGPALAGTLVATVSVSPVFAVVAATFAVSGICLVALRLPPFVVDRSASTLANLRTGWDEFRSRSWMWSVILIWWFLGIFVWGPITPLGAAAIIDAHGKAAFGYAEAAFGAGCVLGGLVAIRVRPSRPLFGGGLAMFLFPLMPLAAALVPALPLLLLGYGVSGIGWAFWGVQWATTVQTQIPEDRLNRVTAYEIAGSILAAPFGQAIAGPVSALFTIRDLLLVGTLISVCCAIALITVTPVRRLPRVRVAPPAARAEPTVPAG; the protein is encoded by the coding sequence ATGGTCCCGCCCGACCTCGCGCGCCCCAGTCTCTGGACCTGGAACTTCAGCCTCTACTTCACTGCCCGCATCGCATCGATGCTGGGCGACGCGATGATCCCCGTCGCGCTGTCGGTCGCGATGCTCTCCCTCGGGTACGGAGTGAGCGCGGTCGGTTTCGCGCTCGCCGCCTGGATGGGGGCCTTCGCGCTCTTCGTCGTCTTCGGCGGGGTGTTCGCGGACCGGTTCCACCCCAGACCGCTGATGATCGGCGCGGACGCGGCCCGGAGCCTGCTCATGAGCGCGCTCGCGGCCTACTTCTGGCTCGGCCGCGCGCCGTTGTGGTTCATCATCTGCGTGGCCGCGCTCGGCGGGACCGCCACCGCGATGTTCCAGCCGGGCGTGTCCAGCCTGGTCCCGCAGGTCGCCGCCGCCCCTCACCACGCCAACGGAGTGCTACGAGTCGCCCAGGGGCTCTCCACGATGGCCGGCCCGGCGCTCGCGGGAACGCTCGTCGCCACCGTCTCGGTGTCCCCCGTGTTCGCGGTCGTCGCCGCCACCTTCGCGGTGAGCGGGATCTGCCTGGTGGCGCTGCGGCTGCCCCCTTTCGTGGTGGACCGTTCGGCCTCCACGCTCGCGAACCTGCGGACCGGCTGGGACGAGTTCCGCTCCCGGTCCTGGATGTGGTCGGTCATCCTGATCTGGTGGTTCCTGGGCATCTTCGTCTGGGGCCCGATCACCCCGCTCGGCGCGGCCGCCATCATCGACGCGCACGGCAAGGCCGCGTTCGGGTACGCCGAGGCGGCGTTCGGCGCCGGCTGCGTCCTCGGCGGTCTGGTCGCGATCCGGGTCCGTCCGTCCCGCCCGCTCTTCGGCGGCGGGCTCGCGATGTTCCTGTTCCCGCTGATGCCGCTCGCGGCGGCCCTGGTCCCCGCCCTTCCGCTGCTCCTGCTCGGGTACGGGGTGAGCGGGATCGGCTGGGCGTTCTGGGGCGTCCAGTGGGCCACCACCGTGCAGACCCAGATCCCCGAGGACCGGCTCAACCGCGTGACGGCCTACGAGATCGCCGGCTCGATCCTCGCCGCCCCGTTCGGCCAGGCCATCGCCGGCCCCGTCAGCGCCCTCTTCACCATCCGCGACCTCCTGCTGGTCGGGACCCTCATCAGCGTCTGCTGCGCCATCGCCCTCATCACCGTCACCCCCGTGCGCCGCCTCCCCCGCGTGCGGGTCGCGCCGCCTGCCGCGCGCGCCGAACCGACCGTGCCCGCGGGATGA
- a CDS encoding gamma-glutamylcyclotransferase: MSLYAAYAGNLDARLMSRRAPHSPLRGTGWLNGWRLTFGGEQMGWEGALATIVEAPRSQVFVALYDVAPLDEDSMDRWEGVGLDIYRRMRVRVHTLDGEEPAWVYVLNGYEGGLPSARYLGELADAAESAGAPHDYVMELRKRPC, from the coding sequence ATGTCGCTCTACGCCGCGTACGCCGGCAACCTCGACGCGCGGCTGATGTCCCGCCGCGCCCCGCACTCCCCGCTGCGCGGCACGGGCTGGCTCAACGGCTGGCGGCTCACGTTCGGCGGCGAGCAGATGGGCTGGGAGGGGGCGCTGGCCACGATCGTGGAGGCGCCGCGTTCCCAGGTCTTCGTCGCGCTGTACGACGTCGCACCTCTCGACGAGGACTCCATGGACCGCTGGGAGGGGGTCGGGCTCGACATATACCGGCGGATGCGGGTACGGGTGCACACGCTCGACGGCGAGGAGCCGGCCTGGGTGTACGTGCTGAACGGGTACGAGGGCGGGCTGCCCTCCGCCCGCTACCTGGGCGAGCTCGCGGACGCGGCGGAGTCGGCGGGCGCACCGCACGACTACGTGATGGAGCTGCGCAAGCGCCCCTGCTGA
- a CDS encoding mannosyltransferase family protein, whose product MPPTATHHRHRLTVPASRRPPAPGGGGVPGRHARLLTALGRATPALCGYLTVRLLGLLVLARWVHIQGHGLWPTLAASWDSHWYLGIADHGYQRELGTELDSNNLAFFPLYPLLIKAGAAVTPGSRASVALVLAALASLAAAWGIFAVGDRVSGRRTGTVLAVLWGASPVGIVQWMGYTESLFTALTAWSLYAALKGRWLWAGWLAVLAGLTRPTGIAVAAAVSLCGLLAYVRTRERRALAGAVIAPLGWCGFVAWVGQRVGRWDGYFAVQRLWRNPWDGGMRTLWELRQNLAYDASPMLWLVLVSLVLTVSVGLYVLCLADRQPLVLVVFTGVLLLVVLGSGGVYFPRARFLMPAFPLLLPIAAGVARARRPVAVMVLGGAALMSAWLGAYQLLVWTGPP is encoded by the coding sequence GTGCCACCGACCGCGACGCACCACCGCCACCGCCTCACCGTCCCCGCCTCCCGTCGGCCCCCGGCCCCGGGAGGCGGCGGCGTACCGGGGCGGCACGCGCGCCTGCTGACCGCGCTCGGCCGGGCGACGCCGGCGCTGTGCGGCTATCTCACGGTCCGGCTCCTCGGCCTGCTGGTCCTCGCACGCTGGGTGCACATCCAGGGCCACGGCCTCTGGCCGACGCTCGCCGCCTCCTGGGACTCCCACTGGTATCTCGGCATCGCCGACCACGGCTACCAGCGCGAGCTCGGCACCGAACTCGACTCGAACAACCTGGCGTTCTTCCCGCTGTATCCCCTGCTGATCAAGGCCGGGGCGGCCGTGACACCGGGCAGCCGGGCATCGGTGGCCCTGGTGCTCGCGGCGCTCGCCTCCCTGGCCGCCGCCTGGGGGATCTTCGCCGTAGGAGACCGCGTGTCCGGCCGGCGCACCGGGACGGTGCTCGCCGTGCTGTGGGGCGCCTCGCCCGTCGGGATCGTCCAGTGGATGGGCTATACGGAGTCCCTCTTCACGGCCCTGACGGCCTGGTCGCTGTACGCGGCGCTGAAAGGCCGCTGGCTGTGGGCGGGCTGGCTGGCGGTCCTGGCCGGCCTGACCCGCCCGACCGGCATCGCGGTCGCCGCGGCCGTCTCCCTCTGCGGGCTGCTGGCGTACGTCCGTACGCGCGAACGGCGGGCGCTGGCGGGGGCCGTCATCGCCCCGCTGGGCTGGTGCGGCTTCGTCGCCTGGGTGGGGCAGCGGGTGGGGCGCTGGGACGGCTACTTCGCCGTGCAGAGGCTGTGGCGCAACCCCTGGGACGGCGGTATGCGCACCCTGTGGGAGCTCCGCCAGAACCTCGCCTACGACGCGAGCCCCATGCTGTGGCTGGTCCTGGTGTCGCTCGTCCTGACCGTCTCGGTGGGCCTGTACGTGCTGTGCCTGGCGGACCGCCAGCCCCTGGTCCTCGTGGTCTTCACCGGCGTCCTGCTCCTCGTCGTCCTGGGCAGCGGCGGCGTCTACTTCCCCCGCGCGCGTTTCCTGATGCCCGCGTTCCCGTTGCTGCTGCCGATCGCGGCTGGCGTCGCGCGGGCGCGGCGGCCGGTGGCGGTGATGGTGCTGGGCGGGGCGGCACTGATGTCGGCGTGGCTGGGGGCGTACCAGCTGCTGGTGTGGACCGGACCGCCGTGA
- a CDS encoding response regulator transcription factor, whose translation MRVMVVDDDSAVRLSLARALTRDGYEVSEAANGNAALEVFAGARPDAVVLDVLMPEPNGLEVCRRIRSRGDRTPILMLTARDLVEDRVAGLDAGADDYLVKPFALDELRARIRALLRRSGAGHGEVIRFADLEFDVAACRARRGDRVLELTRTEHALLELFVRNPRRVLSRSLIFDAVWGYDFGPSSNALWVYVSYLRGKLEAGGEPRLIQTVRGLGYVLREEP comes from the coding sequence ATGCGTGTGATGGTGGTGGACGACGACTCGGCGGTGCGCCTCTCGCTGGCCCGCGCCCTGACCAGGGACGGGTACGAGGTCTCCGAGGCCGCGAACGGAAACGCGGCCCTGGAGGTCTTCGCGGGCGCCCGCCCGGACGCCGTCGTACTCGACGTACTGATGCCCGAGCCGAACGGACTGGAGGTCTGCCGCAGGATCAGGTCCCGCGGCGACCGCACCCCCATCCTCATGCTCACCGCCCGCGACCTCGTCGAGGACCGGGTGGCCGGGCTGGACGCGGGCGCCGACGACTACCTCGTCAAGCCCTTCGCCCTGGACGAGCTGCGGGCCAGGATCCGCGCCCTGCTGCGGCGCAGCGGTGCCGGGCACGGGGAGGTGATCCGGTTCGCCGACCTCGAGTTCGACGTGGCGGCCTGCCGGGCCCGGCGCGGCGACCGGGTGCTGGAACTGACCCGGACCGAGCACGCGCTGCTCGAACTCTTCGTACGCAATCCGCGCCGCGTGCTCAGCCGGTCGCTGATCTTCGACGCGGTCTGGGGGTACGACTTCGGCCCGTCGTCCAACGCCCTGTGGGTGTACGTCAGCTATCTGCGCGGCAAGCTGGAGGCCGGGGGCGAGCCCCGGCTCATCCAGACGGTCCGCGGCCTCGGCTACGTCCTGCGGGAGGAGCCGTGA
- a CDS encoding DJ-1/PfpI family protein encodes MHVQIVLFDGFDPLDAIAPYEVLYAGGMAEAGAMTVELVSAEGPREVVSGTGGLALRATAALDPGRPGLVLVPGASGRSGEPGEVPDQEAGDAGHTGEWRQDEFIPVLLARTLTTELPRLLKAAMDNPDVTVATVCGGSLVPAMAGLLEGRHATTHHLGLDLLDATGAHAVRARVVDDGDLVTGAGVTSGLDLALHLLEREIGPQVAHAVEELFAYERRGTVWRNQGPAPSPL; translated from the coding sequence ATGCACGTTCAGATCGTTCTGTTCGACGGCTTCGACCCGCTCGACGCCATCGCCCCCTACGAGGTGCTGTACGCCGGCGGCATGGCCGAGGCCGGCGCGATGACCGTCGAGCTCGTCTCGGCCGAGGGGCCGCGCGAGGTGGTCAGCGGGACCGGGGGCCTGGCGCTGCGCGCCACGGCGGCGCTGGATCCGGGCCGCCCGGGGCTCGTTCTCGTACCCGGCGCGTCGGGGCGGTCCGGGGAGCCGGGGGAGGTGCCCGACCAGGAGGCCGGAGACGCGGGGCACACGGGGGAGTGGCGGCAGGACGAGTTCATTCCCGTACTGCTGGCGCGCACCCTGACCACCGAGTTGCCGAGGCTGCTCAAGGCGGCCATGGACAACCCGGACGTGACGGTCGCGACGGTGTGCGGGGGCTCGCTCGTGCCGGCCATGGCCGGGCTGCTGGAGGGCCGTCATGCCACCACGCACCACCTGGGCCTGGACCTGCTGGACGCCACCGGGGCCCATGCCGTACGTGCCCGGGTCGTCGACGACGGCGACCTGGTCACCGGCGCCGGGGTGACCTCCGGGCTGGACCTCGCCCTCCACCTGCTGGAACGCGAGATCGGGCCGCAGGTCGCGCACGCCGTGGAGGAACTGTTCGCGTACGAGCGCCGAGGCACGGTCTGGCGCAACCAGGGCCCTGCGCCCTCCCCCCTGTGA
- a CDS encoding sensor histidine kinase, with protein MSLGSRVALAGGVVVCAALVLASLVIYPLLSANLHRQHDSTLVSAADHDAGQLLDALMRVKKKALDARQHDPAELKKRHLTETFPRRPVTVGSTLMQFLPRPAGQGPTSGFIAVSERDMLVALGKTGPYFQDVEYRGERYRVYTTSLNAGDGILVRTAVRRSVVDSTLDELKVLLVAITAGGSLLAAAAARLAAGRVLRPVRRLTDTVEHVTQTQDLTARIDVPGRDEIARLARSFTAMMAAVDESVKDRRRLVADASHELRTPLTSLTTNLELLDEAQGVADPQAPALVREARTQAEELKLLVNDLVDLGRYGHSPVHTEDTRLDLLAERVAARAAARSPRVTFRTELSECLVHADPDALERAVGNLVDNAVKWSPDGGRVLVRVTSCGGRASVTVTDQGPGIPVADLPYVFDRFYRSPAARSLPGSGLGLAIVRQVAETYGGGVAAEPLEHGLRMRISLPALA; from the coding sequence GTGAGCCTCGGCAGCCGGGTCGCCCTCGCGGGCGGCGTCGTGGTGTGCGCCGCCCTGGTGCTCGCCTCGCTGGTCATCTACCCCCTGCTCAGCGCCAATCTGCACCGGCAGCACGACAGCACCCTGGTGTCGGCGGCCGACCACGACGCCGGGCAGCTGCTCGACGCACTGATGCGGGTGAAGAAGAAGGCGCTGGACGCCCGGCAGCACGACCCCGCGGAGCTCAAGAAGCGGCACCTCACCGAGACGTTCCCCCGCCGGCCGGTGACGGTCGGCTCGACGCTGATGCAGTTCCTGCCCCGCCCCGCCGGCCAGGGGCCCACCTCGGGCTTCATCGCCGTCAGCGAGCGGGACATGCTGGTGGCCCTCGGCAAGACGGGGCCCTACTTCCAGGACGTCGAGTACCGGGGGGAGCGGTACCGGGTCTACACGACGTCGCTGAACGCGGGGGACGGGATCCTGGTGCGGACCGCCGTGCGGCGGTCGGTCGTCGACTCCACCCTCGACGAGCTGAAGGTGCTGCTCGTCGCGATCACCGCCGGCGGCAGCCTGCTCGCCGCGGCTGCGGCCCGGCTCGCCGCGGGGCGGGTGCTGCGTCCCGTGCGCCGGCTGACCGACACCGTCGAGCATGTGACGCAGACCCAGGACCTGACGGCGCGGATCGACGTCCCGGGCCGGGACGAGATCGCCAGGCTCGCCCGGTCCTTCACCGCGATGATGGCCGCCGTCGACGAGTCGGTGAAGGACCGGCGGCGACTGGTCGCCGACGCGTCCCACGAGCTGCGTACGCCGCTCACCAGCCTGACCACCAACCTCGAACTCCTCGACGAGGCCCAGGGGGTGGCCGACCCGCAGGCCCCGGCGCTCGTCCGCGAGGCGCGCACCCAGGCCGAGGAGCTGAAGCTGCTCGTCAACGACCTGGTGGACCTGGGCCGTTACGGGCACTCGCCGGTCCACACCGAGGACACCCGGCTGGACCTGCTGGCCGAGCGGGTGGCGGCCCGTGCCGCGGCCCGCTCCCCCCGTGTCACCTTCCGCACGGAGCTGTCCGAGTGCCTGGTGCACGCGGACCCCGACGCCCTTGAGCGCGCCGTCGGCAACCTCGTCGACAACGCGGTCAAGTGGAGCCCCGACGGCGGCCGGGTGCTGGTGCGCGTGACGTCCTGCGGCGGCCGGGCTTCCGTGACCGTCACCGACCAGGGGCCGGGCATCCCGGTGGCGGACCTGCCGTACGTCTTCGACCGCTTCTACCGCTCCCCGGCGGCCCGTTCACTGCCCGGCTCGGGGCTCGGCCTCGCCATTGTGCGCCAGGTCGCCGAGACGTACGGCGGCGGCGTCGCGGCCGAGCCGCTGGAGCACGGCCTGCGGATGCGGATCTCGCTGCCCGCCCTGGCCTGA
- a CDS encoding purine-nucleoside phosphorylase has product MNVSVSHPDPHAAATEAAARLRELTGAETHDVALVMGSGWAPAVDALGAPEAEFAATELPGFPPPAVEGHGGKIRSYKIGDKRALVFLGRTHYYEGRGVAAVAHGVRTAVAAGCKTVVLTNGCGGLREGMRPGQPVLISDHINLTAASPIVGANFVDLTDLYSPRLRALCKEADATLEEGVYVQFPGPHYETPAEINMVRVMGGDLVGMSTVLEAIAAREAGAEVLGISLVTNLAAGLSGEPLNHEEVLQAGRDSASRMGDLLTKVLARI; this is encoded by the coding sequence GTGAACGTTTCTGTTAGCCACCCGGACCCCCACGCCGCCGCCACCGAGGCCGCCGCACGCCTGCGCGAGCTCACCGGTGCCGAGACCCACGACGTCGCCCTGGTGATGGGCTCCGGCTGGGCGCCGGCCGTCGACGCCCTCGGCGCTCCCGAGGCCGAGTTCGCGGCCACCGAACTGCCCGGCTTCCCGCCGCCCGCCGTCGAGGGCCACGGCGGCAAGATCCGCTCGTACAAGATCGGTGACAAGCGCGCGCTGGTCTTCCTCGGCCGCACGCACTACTACGAGGGCCGCGGCGTCGCCGCCGTCGCCCACGGGGTGCGCACCGCCGTAGCCGCCGGCTGCAAGACCGTCGTCCTGACGAACGGCTGCGGCGGCCTCCGCGAGGGCATGCGCCCCGGGCAGCCCGTCCTGATCAGCGACCACATCAACCTGACGGCTGCGTCCCCGATCGTCGGCGCGAACTTCGTGGACCTGACCGACCTGTACTCGCCGCGGCTGCGCGCCCTGTGCAAGGAGGCCGACGCGACGCTGGAGGAGGGCGTGTACGTCCAGTTCCCCGGCCCGCACTACGAGACCCCGGCCGAGATCAACATGGTCCGTGTGATGGGCGGCGACCTCGTCGGCATGTCCACGGTCCTGGAGGCGATCGCGGCCCGTGAGGCGGGCGCCGAGGTGCTCGGCATCTCCCTGGTGACCAACCTCGCCGCGGGCCTCTCGGGCGAGCCCCTCAACCACGAGGAGGTCCTCCAGGCCGGCCGCGACTCCGCGTCCCGCATGGGCGACCTGCTGACCAAGGTCCTGGCCCGGATCTGA
- a CDS encoding GNAT family N-acetyltransferase — MFSLRIRAVRLDELPLLQDIERAAGRCFRDVGMPEVADDEPLPVGELARYQRDGLAWVGVAGADVPVAYLIADRVDGNLHVEQVSVHPDSARRGVGRSLVEHLADQARGEGVPALTLTTFAEVPWNAPYYARCGFLPLDDSMLTPGLREIRDREAAHGLDRWPRVCMRRVLRRS, encoded by the coding sequence ATGTTCTCCCTGCGGATACGAGCCGTGCGCCTGGACGAACTGCCGCTCCTCCAGGACATCGAGAGAGCTGCCGGGCGGTGCTTCCGGGACGTCGGTATGCCGGAGGTCGCCGACGACGAGCCGCTCCCGGTCGGTGAGCTCGCCCGTTACCAGCGGGACGGGCTGGCGTGGGTCGGGGTCGCTGGCGCGGACGTTCCCGTCGCGTATCTGATCGCCGACAGGGTCGACGGCAATCTCCACGTCGAGCAGGTGTCGGTGCACCCGGACAGTGCGCGCCGCGGTGTCGGGCGGTCGCTGGTGGAGCATCTGGCGGATCAGGCCAGGGGCGAGGGGGTGCCCGCCCTGACCCTCACCACGTTCGCCGAGGTGCCGTGGAACGCGCCCTACTACGCGCGCTGCGGGTTCCTGCCCCTGGACGACAGCATGCTCACCCCCGGCCTGCGGGAGATCCGCGACCGCGAGGCGGCGCATGGCCTGGACAGGTGGCCACGGGTCTGTATGCGCAGGGTTCTGAGGCGTTCCTAA
- a CDS encoding phospho-sugar mutase, with amino-acid sequence MAQELIAQARTWLAEDPDPQTRDELGRLIEAQNTAELAARFAGTLQFGTAGLRGELGAGPMRMNRAVVIRAAAGLAAYLKAQGHAGGLVVIGYDARHKSADFARDTAAVLTGAGLRAALLPRPLPTPVLAYAIRHLGAVAGVEVTASHNPPRDNGYKVYLGDGSQIVPPADGEIAARIDAVRSLNDVPRPESGWETLGDEVLDAYLARTDAVLSPRSPRTARVVHTALHGVGTDVVLAAWERAGFPAPVLVAEQAEPDPEFPTVAFPNPEEPGAMDLAFAKAREVQPDIVLANDPDADRCAVAVPDDGAEGGWRMLRGDEVGALLAAHLVHKGVSPRDENSTFAESIVSSSLLGRIAEAAGLGYEETLTGFKWISRVEGLRYGYEEALGYCVDPVGVRDKDGITAALLVAELASELKEQGRTLSDLLDDLAVEHGLHATDQLSVRVDDLGVIADAMRRLREQPPLLLAGLQVVSAEDLTKGSEQLPPTDGLRYRLEGEFRARVIVRPSGTEPKLKCYLEVVVPVGGPSELGNARARGAEVLAAIKHDLAEAAGI; translated from the coding sequence GTGGCGCAGGAGCTCATCGCCCAGGCCCGGACATGGCTCGCCGAGGACCCCGACCCGCAGACCCGGGACGAGCTCGGCAGGCTCATCGAGGCCCAGAACACAGCCGAGTTGGCCGCCCGCTTCGCCGGAACGCTCCAGTTCGGCACCGCGGGCCTCCGCGGTGAGCTCGGCGCGGGCCCGATGCGGATGAACCGCGCCGTGGTCATCCGCGCCGCCGCCGGCCTCGCCGCATATCTCAAGGCGCAGGGCCACGCCGGCGGCCTCGTCGTCATCGGCTACGACGCCCGCCACAAGTCCGCCGACTTCGCCCGCGACACCGCCGCCGTGTTGACCGGCGCCGGCCTGCGCGCCGCGCTGCTGCCGCGGCCGCTGCCGACGCCCGTGCTCGCGTACGCGATCAGGCACCTGGGCGCCGTCGCGGGCGTCGAGGTCACCGCGAGCCACAACCCGCCGCGCGACAACGGCTACAAGGTCTACCTGGGCGACGGCTCCCAGATCGTGCCGCCGGCCGACGGCGAGATCGCCGCGCGGATCGACGCCGTACGGTCCCTGAACGACGTACCGCGCCCGGAGAGCGGCTGGGAGACCCTCGGGGACGAGGTCCTGGACGCGTATCTGGCGCGTACGGACGCGGTCCTGAGCCCTCGTTCGCCGCGCACCGCCCGGGTCGTCCACACCGCCCTGCACGGCGTCGGCACGGACGTGGTGCTGGCCGCCTGGGAGCGGGCCGGGTTCCCGGCGCCGGTGCTCGTGGCGGAGCAGGCGGAGCCGGACCCGGAGTTCCCGACCGTCGCGTTCCCGAACCCGGAGGAGCCGGGCGCGATGGACCTGGCCTTCGCGAAGGCGCGCGAGGTGCAGCCGGACATCGTCCTCGCCAACGACCCGGACGCCGACCGCTGCGCCGTCGCGGTGCCCGACGACGGTGCCGAGGGCGGCTGGCGGATGCTCCGCGGCGACGAGGTGGGCGCGCTGCTCGCCGCGCACCTGGTGCACAAGGGCGTCTCGCCGCGCGACGAGAACAGCACGTTCGCCGAGTCGATCGTGTCGTCGTCGCTGCTCGGCCGGATCGCCGAGGCCGCAGGGCTCGGCTACGAGGAGACCCTGACCGGCTTCAAGTGGATCTCGCGCGTCGAGGGCCTGCGGTACGGCTACGAGGAGGCGCTCGGTTACTGCGTCGACCCCGTCGGCGTACGCGACAAGGACGGCATCACGGCCGCGCTGCTCGTCGCCGAGCTGGCGTCGGAGCTGAAGGAGCAGGGCCGTACGCTCTCGGACCTGCTGGACGACCTCGCGGTCGAGCACGGACTGCACGCCACCGACCAGTTGTCGGTGCGGGTCGACGACCTGGGCGTCATCGCGGACGCGATGCGGCGTCTGCGCGAGCAGCCGCCGCTGCTGCTGGCCGGACTCCAGGTCGTCTCGGCGGAGGACCTGACGAAGGGCAGCGAGCAGCTGCCGCCGACGGACGGTCTGCGCTACCGCCTGGAGGGCGAGTTCAGGGCCCGCGTCATCGTCCGCCCGAGCGGCACCGAGCCGAAGCTGAAGTGCTACCTGGAGGTCGTCGTTCCGGTCGGTGGCCCGAGCGAGCTGGGGAACGCGCGGGCGCGCGGCGCCGAGGTGCTCGCGGCGATCAAGCACGACCTGGCGGAGGCGGCCGGCATCTGA